From one Shewanella sp. GD04112 genomic stretch:
- a CDS encoding YbaN family protein → MILKRGLFLLIGCLALGLGLLGIVVPLLPTVPFILLAAYCFARSSERLHQWLMTHPWFADALTQWQQHRAMRPGLKRRAMLLTGLSFSISILVVPIVWVKLLLLTMACGLLWYLKTIPEIES, encoded by the coding sequence ATGATATTGAAACGCGGTTTGTTTTTATTGATAGGCTGTCTTGCGTTGGGCCTTGGACTGCTGGGTATCGTAGTACCGCTTCTGCCGACTGTGCCGTTTATCCTATTGGCGGCGTATTGTTTTGCCCGCTCAAGCGAGCGATTACACCAGTGGTTGATGACACACCCGTGGTTTGCCGATGCGTTGACCCAATGGCAACAACATAGGGCGATGCGCCCAGGTCTTAAACGCAGGGCGATGTTACTTACGGGACTTAGTTTTAGCATCAGTATCCTGGTGGTCCCGATTGTATGGGTGAAGTTGCTGCTGCTCACCATGGCTTGCGGATTACTCTGGTATCTTAAAACCATTCCTGAAATCGAATCCTAA
- the apt gene encoding adenine phosphoribosyltransferase, with amino-acid sequence MAMNTETLSLIKQSIKTIPNYPKEGILFRDVTSLLENAAAYKATIDLLVEHYRNKGFTKIVGTEARGFLFGAPLALELGIGFVPVRKPGKLPRATISQSYELEYGHDSLEIHTDAITANDKVLVVDDLLATGGTIEATVKLIRQLGGEVQDAAFVISLPDLGGEARLTALGLELVKLCEFEGE; translated from the coding sequence ATGGCTATGAATACAGAAACCTTATCCTTGATAAAGCAAAGCATTAAAACCATTCCTAATTATCCTAAGGAAGGGATTCTATTTCGCGATGTGACCAGTCTGCTGGAAAATGCTGCCGCCTATAAAGCGACTATCGATTTATTAGTTGAGCATTACCGCAACAAAGGCTTTACCAAGATTGTGGGTACCGAAGCCCGTGGTTTCTTATTTGGTGCGCCTTTAGCACTGGAATTAGGCATTGGTTTTGTGCCAGTACGTAAACCTGGTAAATTGCCACGCGCGACTATTAGCCAAAGCTATGAGCTGGAATATGGCCACGATAGCCTTGAAATCCATACCGATGCGATCACCGCGAATGACAAAGTGTTAGTGGTTGACGATTTGCTGGCTACCGGTGGCACTATCGAAGCTACAGTAAAACTTATCCGCCAACTGGGTGGTGAAGTACAAGATGCGGCCTTTGTGATTTCATTACCTGATTTAGGTGGCGAAGCCCGTTTAACTGCCTTAGGTCTTGAGTTGGTTAAACTTTGTG
- a CDS encoding putative DNA-binding domain-containing protein yields MDFKQVQQSFIDYIRDPQKPVPSGVPLERMQVYRELFFNNVMGFVSNAFPVLKSLYSDAQWQALVQAFFSQHDCKSPIFIDIAGEFLQFLQFEYSPAESDPPFMLELAHYEWLELRVATALQTSEQVLLSKEDILQRHLCLATTASVAQYQYPVQQIRQDYRPEEPLPQPVFFCLYQDEAGEVGFLQLTPLSAQVLGYLAEQGQRRLDEILNWLQGIYPHMQPEILTQGCIQLLEQLAVKGIVRGI; encoded by the coding sequence ATGGATTTTAAGCAAGTACAGCAATCCTTTATCGATTATATTCGTGATCCCCAAAAGCCAGTGCCAAGCGGTGTGCCCCTCGAGCGGATGCAGGTTTACCGAGAGCTGTTTTTTAATAATGTGATGGGCTTTGTCTCTAATGCTTTTCCCGTGCTCAAAAGTCTCTATAGCGATGCACAGTGGCAAGCATTAGTGCAGGCTTTTTTCAGCCAACACGATTGTAAGTCTCCAATTTTTATTGATATTGCCGGAGAGTTTTTACAGTTTCTGCAGTTTGAATATTCGCCAGCAGAAAGTGATCCGCCTTTTATGCTGGAGTTGGCGCACTATGAATGGCTCGAGCTGCGAGTGGCAACGGCGCTGCAAACGAGTGAGCAAGTATTGCTATCCAAAGAGGATATTCTGCAACGTCATCTATGTTTAGCAACAACGGCCAGTGTGGCCCAGTACCAGTATCCGGTGCAGCAGATCCGCCAAGATTATCGCCCAGAAGAGCCATTGCCGCAGCCAGTGTTTTTTTGCCTCTATCAGGATGAAGCGGGCGAGGTGGGCTTTTTACAATTAACGCCATTAAGTGCGCAAGTGCTGGGATATTTGGCTGAACAAGGGCAGCGTCGCCTTGATGAGATACTGAACTGGCTGCAAGGGATTTATCCGCACATGCAACCGGAGATCTTAACCCAAGGCTGTATTCAATTACTCGAGCAACTCGCGGTCAAAGGAATCGTGCGTGGGATTTAA